Proteins from a single region of Crassaminicella profunda:
- a CDS encoding PHP domain-containing protein — protein sequence MKIFADYHTHTIYSHGKGTIQQNVDVAIQKGLREIAISDHGFGHLMFGMKKKNLSKMREEINAINQSTEKIHVKLGMEANIISRDGKLDIGQDTINKLDIVLAGYHFGALPDNLMDCFRIHGNNFLARYFPTVDKKVRVINTEAVVAAIYNNPIDILTHPGAKANIDTKEVAKAAADRGTALEINSSHGFLTVEYIKIAMKEGAKFVISSDAHRPVDVGNVAKGIERAQQAGLHVDRIINAEE from the coding sequence ATGAAAATTTTTGCAGATTATCATACCCATACCATATATAGTCATGGAAAAGGAACGATTCAGCAAAACGTGGATGTGGCAATCCAAAAAGGATTAAGAGAAATCGCCATTTCTGATCATGGCTTTGGACATTTAATGTTTGGGATGAAAAAAAAGAATTTATCTAAGATGAGAGAAGAAATCAATGCCATCAATCAGTCTACTGAAAAGATCCATGTAAAGCTAGGAATGGAAGCAAATATTATTAGTAGAGATGGAAAATTGGACATTGGTCAGGATACAATAAACAAATTAGATATAGTACTAGCAGGATATCATTTTGGTGCCTTACCGGATAATTTGATGGATTGTTTCAGAATACATGGGAATAATTTTTTGGCTAGATATTTTCCTACAGTAGATAAAAAGGTAAGGGTGATCAATACAGAGGCAGTAGTTGCAGCTATTTATAATAATCCTATTGACATTCTTACCCATCCAGGAGCTAAGGCCAATATTGATACAAAAGAAGTTGCAAAAGCTGCAGCAGATAGAGGAACGGCACTTGAAATCAACAGCAGCCATGGTTTTTTGACAGTAGAATACATAAAAATTGCCATGAAAGAGGGAGCAAAATTTGTAATCAGTAGTGATGCCCACAGACCCGTTGATGTAGGAAATGTAGCAAAAGGAATAGAAAGAGCACAACAAGCAGGCCTTCATGTAGATCGAATTATTAATGCAGAAGAGTAG
- a CDS encoding extracellular solute-binding protein → MKKRKVGFGTFFLCLLLCAFIIFGPFYLIGKKKPKNIEGKKEEAFKGVIILWDYPHLDTKSGTRYGWMLNKIKKFEKDHPGVYIELKSLNLKSGPFKIETAIQTKTYPDIAPVATDYSIIHQNVLEPVDKYLSKKELADYKPQALSAVQVDGKVWGFPCMMTTYTMLLNLDLFHEKGVTPPKDGKWTYDEFVKSLKKLTYDEDGDEKIDVYGFHSFIGVNDYNTWGILLSDGAKIFDKKNTHYEFNNKKAVSGLNKLVNLKLKYKVTPDDFGENSEKESWERFYKEKKVAVYPTGTWAVNALNKLKSKGEGFEFDVANYPIGNVGEPVAICKNTSAYGIFKQEDKKKLKMCVEFLKFITQEKFQEELNRLGTFPVKKSVGEIYKNDPYMSKIEKSLVYTKNIPNHPHWLAIEDIIQSQIRQVLLHNKSVEDALKDAEKKIASYNQIAEKMIK, encoded by the coding sequence ATGAAAAAAAGAAAGGTTGGATTTGGTACCTTTTTTTTATGTTTATTATTGTGTGCATTTATTATTTTTGGACCTTTCTATTTGATTGGGAAAAAGAAACCGAAAAATATAGAAGGAAAAAAAGAGGAAGCGTTTAAAGGGGTGATCATCCTTTGGGATTATCCTCACTTAGATACTAAGAGTGGTACCCGATATGGATGGATGTTAAATAAAATTAAAAAATTTGAAAAAGATCATCCAGGGGTTTATATTGAACTAAAATCATTAAATTTGAAATCAGGACCCTTTAAAATAGAAACAGCCATACAGACCAAAACTTATCCAGATATTGCTCCTGTTGCTACAGATTATAGCATTATTCATCAAAATGTATTAGAGCCAGTAGACAAATATTTATCCAAAAAAGAGTTAGCTGATTATAAACCACAAGCATTGTCTGCTGTTCAGGTAGATGGTAAGGTATGGGGATTTCCTTGTATGATGACTACTTATACCATGCTTTTAAATCTGGATCTATTTCATGAAAAGGGGGTAACACCTCCCAAAGATGGGAAATGGACCTATGATGAATTTGTAAAAAGTTTAAAAAAACTTACATATGATGAAGATGGGGATGAAAAAATAGACGTATATGGATTTCATTCTTTTATTGGTGTAAATGATTATAATACTTGGGGAATTTTACTTTCTGATGGGGCAAAAATATTTGATAAAAAAAATACTCATTATGAATTTAATAATAAAAAAGCAGTTAGTGGCTTAAACAAACTAGTAAACTTAAAACTTAAATATAAAGTAACACCAGATGATTTTGGGGAGAATTCAGAAAAAGAATCATGGGAAAGGTTTTATAAAGAAAAAAAAGTAGCTGTTTATCCTACGGGAACGTGGGCTGTAAATGCACTAAATAAATTGAAAAGTAAAGGAGAAGGTTTTGAATTTGATGTGGCAAACTATCCTATAGGTAATGTAGGAGAACCTGTAGCTATATGTAAAAATACATCTGCCTATGGCATATTTAAGCAGGAAGATAAGAAAAAACTAAAAATGTGTGTAGAATTTTTAAAATTTATTACTCAAGAAAAATTTCAAGAGGAATTAAACCGTTTAGGGACCTTTCCAGTGAAAAAAAGTGTAGGAGAAATTTATAAAAATGATCCTTACATGTCAAAAATAGAGAAAAGTTTAGTTTATACGAAAAATATTCCCAATCATCCTCATTGGTTAGCCATTGAAGATATTATTCAAAGCCAGATTAGGCAAGTTCTTCTTCATAATAAATCTGTAGAAGATGCATTAAAGGATGCAGAAAAGAAGATTGCAAGTTATAATCAGATTGCTGAAAAAATGATTAAGTAG
- a CDS encoding GerAB/ArcD/ProY family transporter: MNKEVLSDQQGISIISLFIIGSSIVLTTAGAAKKDLWIAIILSIMTALPIVFVHSRLLVLFPEKDLYDILELIFGKFIGKGFSLLFVWFSFFLGGLVLRVFGDFIFIVSLPETPKIISMFMIGILCIWGAKEGIETLGRWGEFFLIGTILLILLVSLLLIHKMNINNLRPMLSEGIQPLIKGTFHAFIFPFTQTIVFTTFFSSSHIKSVYKVYILGIFIGGIILYVSSTTDILVLGSTTAGSMYFPTYTTARLLKIANLSSGFEIIITTSFLVGGFIKVCMCLLSTCNGVAKIFSCTNYKFIVTPIGLLIINLSYFIHDNVMDKAEFALDVYPSYALPFQVILPIIILISAEIKKKHLNNHSK; the protein is encoded by the coding sequence TTGAATAAAGAGGTTCTTTCTGATCAACAAGGTATATCCATTATAAGCTTATTTATAATAGGAAGTTCAATCGTACTGACTACAGCAGGGGCAGCAAAAAAAGATTTATGGATTGCAATTATTTTATCCATTATGACTGCACTGCCTATAGTATTCGTGCATTCTAGACTTTTAGTACTTTTCCCCGAAAAAGATTTATATGATATTCTTGAACTCATTTTTGGGAAATTCATAGGTAAAGGATTTTCATTACTATTTGTATGGTTTTCATTCTTTTTAGGAGGATTAGTATTAAGAGTTTTTGGCGATTTTATTTTTATAGTTTCTTTACCAGAGACCCCTAAAATTATATCCATGTTTATGATTGGTATTTTATGTATTTGGGGAGCAAAGGAAGGAATCGAAACATTAGGTAGATGGGGAGAATTTTTTTTAATAGGTACTATTCTTTTGATACTTCTAGTTTCTTTATTGTTAATTCACAAGATGAATATAAATAATCTTCGCCCCATGTTGTCTGAAGGTATACAACCCCTTATTAAAGGTACTTTTCATGCGTTTATATTTCCTTTTACTCAAACCATTGTATTTACAACCTTTTTTTCTTCTTCACATATAAAATCAGTTTATAAAGTTTATATATTAGGTATATTCATAGGGGGAATCATATTATATGTATCTTCTACTACTGATATTTTAGTATTAGGCTCTACTACTGCTGGAAGCATGTATTTTCCCACCTATACAACTGCTAGATTGCTAAAAATTGCAAATTTATCTTCTGGTTTTGAAATTATAATCACTACTTCATTTTTAGTAGGAGGCTTTATTAAAGTATGTATGTGCTTATTAAGTACTTGTAACGGCGTTGCTAAAATATTCAGTTGTACAAATTATAAGTTTATAGTAACACCTATTGGCTTATTAATCATTAATTTATCTTATTTTATCCATGATAATGTAATGGACAAAGCAGAATTTGCTTTAGATGTATATCCTAGTTATGCTCTTCCATTTCAAGTAATTTTACCTATTATTATACTTATTTCTGCTGAAATAAAAAAGAAACATTTGAACAATCATTCAAAATAA
- the murB gene encoding UDP-N-acetylmuramate dehydrogenase codes for MEIKSIYNRLTENVQGIKILKDEPMSKHTSFKIGGPVDLMVLPKTKEEVQMAINVCKECDVDYYIIGNGSNLLVRDKGIRGVVIKLADNFNEVNIKENSVTAQAGVLLSALSNGLVKESFKGFEFASGIPGTLGGAVAMNAGAYGGEMKDVLVGAFVVDDEGKLIYLNKEQLALDYRTSIIQKKGYVVVEAEMVFEKGEITEIKEKIKDFTKRRTTKQPLHLPSAGSTFKRPVGYFAGKLIEDAGLKGVQVGGAQVSSLHSGFVVNVNHATAEDVIHLIELVQKVVKDQFHVLLEPEVKIIGEV; via the coding sequence GTGGAAATAAAATCAATTTATAATAGATTGACGGAAAATGTCCAAGGAATTAAAATTTTAAAAGATGAACCAATGAGCAAACACACTTCCTTTAAAATAGGAGGGCCCGTTGATTTGATGGTACTTCCAAAAACAAAAGAAGAAGTGCAAATGGCCATAAATGTTTGCAAGGAATGTGATGTAGATTATTATATCATTGGCAATGGTAGCAATCTTTTAGTTCGTGATAAAGGAATTAGAGGCGTTGTAATCAAACTTGCTGATAATTTTAATGAGGTAAATATAAAGGAAAATAGTGTAACGGCGCAAGCCGGGGTTTTGTTATCTGCTTTATCTAATGGTTTAGTAAAAGAAAGTTTTAAGGGCTTTGAATTTGCAAGCGGTATTCCAGGGACATTAGGCGGAGCAGTAGCCATGAATGCAGGAGCTTATGGTGGAGAAATGAAGGACGTATTAGTAGGAGCTTTTGTAGTAGATGATGAAGGAAAATTAATTTATTTAAATAAAGAACAGTTAGCTTTAGATTATCGAACAAGTATTATTCAAAAAAAGGGATATGTTGTTGTAGAAGCAGAAATGGTATTTGAAAAGGGAGAGATTACTGAGATAAAGGAAAAAATAAAGGATTTTACAAAGAGAAGAACGACCAAACAGCCCCTTCATTTGCCAAGTGCAGGAAGTACTTTTAAAAGACCTGTTGGATATTTTGCAGGGAAATTAATTGAAGATGCAGGCCTCAAGGGCGTTCAAGTAGGAGGGGCACAAGTATCATCCCTTCACTCTGGATTTGTTGTAAATGTCAATCATGCTACAGCAGAAGATGTGATTCACCTAATAGAGCTTGTTCAAAAGGTTGTGAAGGATCAATTTCATGTATTATTAGAGCCTGAGGTAAAGATTATAGGTGAAGTTTAA